A DNA window from Solanum lycopersicum chromosome 3, SLM_r2.1 contains the following coding sequences:
- the LOC109119747 gene encoding uncharacterized protein: MRIRKHAKISLMNNHFCLLNQSPWDVITFPNEDLSLFQPPLSSSSNSQFVGSVDNGPFNDTNETVASVAKDVDVDVSFVAKKINQDKDDNVEMKNLELSMDQNNNGNKKQEKQHEVVVAKTGNLCLLSTRAKKSSYSSSNPNDFYYYSGFGPSWGKKRDASRKTIHPATTIIENDSTKNVDQCLSSQVDNEEINYVELEDKDDHHKEQNVNKKKKKRRSLEVN, from the exons ATGCGAATAAGAAAGCATGCGAAGATTTCTCTGATGAATAATCATTTTTGCCTACTCAATCAGTCGCCATGGGATGTCATCACTTTTCCCAATGAAGACCTATCACTTTTTCAGCCACCGCTGTCATCTTCTTCGAATTCTCAG TTTGTTGGATCTGTTGATAATGGGCCCTTCAATGATACGAATGAAACTGTTGCAAG TGTTGCTAAGGACGTGGATGTCGATGTTTCTTTTGTTGCTAAAAAAATTAACCAAGACAAGGATGATAATGTAGAGATGAAGAATCTCGAATTATCAATGGACCAAAATAATAATGGTAACAAGAAACAAGAGAAGCAACATGAGGTTGTAGTGGCGAAGACGGGAAATTTATGCCTTCTATCAACTCGTgcaaaaaaatcatcatattcCTCTTCCAATCCTAATGATTTCTACTATTATTCGGGTTTTGGTCCATCATGGGGCAAGAAAAGGGATGCAAGTAGGAAAACTATTCATCCCGCAACAACTATCATTGAAAATGATTCAACCAAAAATGTTGATCAATGTTTGTCATCCCAAGTGGATAATGAAGAAATTAACTATGTTGAACTTGAAGACAAGGATGATCATCATAAAGAACAAAAtgtgaacaagaagaagaaaaagaggagATCCCTAGAAGTCAATTAA